One Halorhodospira halophila genomic window, GCGCCGCTTCCACATCACGTGGTCGAACTTGCTGCGCTCGATGAAGTAGCGCGGCAGATTGAGCTCCTCCTGACGCCCGATCTGCTCGGTGAGGATGGCGTTGGACTTGCCGAGGGCCTCCAGCGTGTGCTCCACGTCCGTGACGTTGCGCTCGGTCCGGTCCGTGACCGCGCTGATCGACTCGGCCACGTCGGTCACCGCGCCCTTCTGCTCGTTGATCACCGAGGAGACGTTGTGGATGTGCTCGGTGACCCCGCGCATGCGCTCGGCCACCTGCTGCATGGTCTCCCGCGTCTCTCCCGTGGCCGAGCGGCCCCGCTCGACGGCACCGCCCATCTCCTCGACGGAGGCGGAGATGGCCTCGGTTTCGTCACGAAGAGTCCGGATGCGCTGGGCGATGTCCACCGTGGCGCTCTTGGTCTGGTCCGCGAGCCGCCGCACCTCCTGGGCGACCACCGAGAAGCCGGCGCCGGCCTGCCCGGCCCGCGCCGCCTCCACCGAGGCGTTGAGGGCGAGCATATTGGTCTGGAAAGCGATCTCCTCGATCAGCTCGATGATCGAGCCGATCTCGTTGGAGGCCTGGTTCAGCTGCTTGACCCGCTGCGAGGCAGTCTCGGCCAGGCCGGCGATCTCCTGAACGGTCTGGTCCGTCTGCTGCGAGGCCTTGTCGCCGGAATCCACCAGCTCCTGCACGCGCTCAGTCTCGGTCGCCACCGC contains:
- a CDS encoding methyl-accepting chemotaxis protein, which gives rise to MATTEMGAGAPLETDRDALEQAGWLPPERVEELVGIVEQIAEGDYASVPPGQCRVSEALHRLAEQLLDRDTRQLCETVELAGEAAESLVAASGMRMTIRETSERSQTIASTAEELAASVDTIADNSAAVATETERVQELVDSGDKASQQTDQTVQEIAGLAETASQRVKQLNQASNEIGSIIELIEEIAFQTNMLALNASVEAARAGQAGAGFSVVAQEVRRLADQTKSATVDIAQRIRTLRDETEAISASVEEMGGAVERGRSATGETRETMQQVAERMRGVTEHIHNVSSVINEQKGAVTDVAESISAVTDRTERNVTDVEHTLEALGKSNAILTEQIGRQEELNLPRYFIERSKFDHVMWKRRIAAMLAGREDVDHRELTDHHACRLGKWYDLVEEPWIRKLPAFVEIETPHRAVHEHGKQAAKLYSQGEVDAAAGELEQLADNSRQVVGLLEQLADEMDRARGERE